From Mya arenaria isolate MELC-2E11 chromosome 12, ASM2691426v1, the proteins below share one genomic window:
- the LOC128210358 gene encoding amiloride-sensitive amine oxidase [copper-containing]-like — translation MIELTPLPRKDPEGATFDVIEEESEPDANGDAPTEEDDSSDPLAPTSDTEADCEGSSGHEASEPLCQKCPKCSPTCVAISSGLVSMVLVCVVVIMAFHLGAVHYCIFGHTRIFRDTDDSNRGVFEDLSPNEYKSVRDYMFETSKIGLVPITKAFPNQSYIYLIDLHIPLKTSVLEHLDRGSVRLKRVAKVVVIRGNLESPRVEEYLVSPLPVPKSHRLARNPLYARYPVPYTSRPMDQVDYRFVYPIISQFTKEIYHILMDSYGLCYHNCTKGINCMLFRDTAPSGLESGDRITWFRAYRDVDGYFLHPLGLEIQIDHKSTDISDWMIERIMYNGHLIYTVSDFIERYNTGQIKKVSLLRPVGRPEDLYSSYHRRGTSEMPHPLRPPRLMEPDGNRFTITNQHVQYMHWDLDVRMRPSTGLQIFDVRFQGERLAYEISLQDAVVFSSGYGPAQMISNLYLASWMIGASSFELVRGVDCPDTASFLDLHHFVNSDEPMLYRKSVCVFEQDPGIPLRRHYEDDLRNGYRRYGGLVDYHLVVRHIATIQSSDYIFDYIFHLNGEIQLRVSLTGYVQATYDVPFESPYGNPLYFGVAGNVLQTLFHFKTDLDIRRVENRFAILEIKKETQRHPWYPGLNKTQFRLKKHSLLREMDLVVGDFPYPNYYLLFDENPTNQYGTHRSYRIINEGVTPFLLDDVNITNAANWVKYPVIVTKYDDTEDHSSSIYAQNDPWDPVVDFERFVNDNDTIVNEDLVIWAAVGIYHVPSTEDVPSTSTSSQSRSLRLVPYNFFTEDPSVSSPNTVQIIPDGEDIKVNMFGTSDDVSCAPQSLGPQTFYGYRADD, via the exons ATGATTGAATTAACTCCCCTGCCTAGGAAGGACCCAGAAGGTGCCACTTTTGACGTCATAGAAGAGGAATCGGAACCGGATGCCAATGGCGATGCGCCGACCGAAGAGGATGATAGCAGT GATCCACTAGCGCCGACGTCTGACACTGAGGCGGACTGTGAAGGCAGTTCCGGTCATGAAGCATCTGAACCCCTGTGTCAAAAATGCCCGAAGTGCAGTCCCACGTGTGTGGCCATATCGAGCGGCCTCGTGTCCATGGTGCTGGTGTGTGTCGTGGTCATCATGGCCTTCCACCTTGGAGCCGTGCACTACTGTATATTCGGACACACTCGGATCTTCCGGGACACCGATGACTCGAACCGAGGTGTGTTTGAGGACCTGTCTCCCAATGAGTACAAATCTGTTAGAGACTACATGTTTGAAACGTCGAAAATCGGCTTAGTTCCCATCACCAAAGCTTTTCCGAATCAAAGTTACATTTATTTGATAGATTTACACATTCCATTGAAGACGTCGGTGCTTGAACATTTAGATCGGGGAAGTGTAAGGTTAAAACGGGTCGCAAAAGTGGTTGTAATCAGAGGAAATTTAGAATCGCCTCGGGTTGAGGAGTACCTTGTATCCCCACTTCCGGTTCCCAAGAGTCACCGTCTGGCGAGAAACCCTCTTTACGCCCGATACCCGGTACCGTACACCAGCCGACCCATGGACCAGGTCGATTATCGGTTCGTTTACCCGATAATTTCACAATTTaccaaagaaatatatcatatacttATGGACAGTTATGGGTTGTGTTATCATAATTGCACAAAAGGTATAAACTGTATGCTATTTAGGGACACTGCGCCCAGTGGCCTAGAGAGCGGCGATCGAATCACGTGGTTCCGGGCCTATAGGGACGTCGACGGGTACTTCCTACATCCCCTTGGACTGGAGATACAGATTGACCACAAATCTACAGACATTTCCGACTGGATGATTGAACGTATCATGTACAATGGTCATCTCATTTATACCGTCTCAGATTTTATTGAACGTTACAATACTGgccaaattaaaaaagtttctCTCTTGAGACCTGTCGGACGCCCCGAGGATCTTTATTCCTCCTATCATCGACGCGGGACGTCGGAAATGCCACATCCACTGCGTCCACCACGCTTGATGGAACCCGATGGGAACCGATTTACAATCACCAACCAGCATGTGCAATACATGCACTGGGACCTCGACGTTCGGATGAGGCCATCAACTGGGCTACAGATATTCGATGTCCGATTTCAAGGGGAGAGGTTGGCGTATGAAATCAGCTTACAGGACGCAGTAGTCTTCTCATCCGGTTACGGCCCAGCGCAGATGATCAGCAACCTGTACCTGGCCTCGTGGATGATTGGCGCGTCCTCGTTCGAACTCGTCCGTGGCGTGGATTGTCCGGACACCGCTTCATTTCTGGACCTTCATCATTTTGTGAACTCTGATGAACCTATGCTTTATAGAAAGTCTGTGTGTGTATTTGAGCAGGACCCCGGTATTCCGTTACGCCGTCATTACGAGGATGATTTACGTAACGGCTATCGACGTTACGGTGGTCTGGTCGATTATCATTTAGTTGTCAGGCATATAGCGACTATTCAGAGTAGTGATTACATATTTgattacatatttcatttgaatggGGAAATACAATTACGTGTTTCTCTAACGGGTTACGTTCAAGCTACATATGACGTACCGTTTGAAAGTCCATACGGAAATCCATTATATTTTGGTGTCGCGGGAAACGTTCTACagactttatttcattttaaaactgatttaGATATACGGAGAGTAGAAAATAGGTTCGCTATATTAGAAATTAAAAAAGAGACGCAGAGACACCCATGGTACCCCGGactcaataaaacacaattccGGCTAAAGAAACACAGTCTTTTACGAGAAATGGACCTTGTTGTGGGTGATTTTCCTTAtccaaattattatttactatttGACGAGAACCCGACAAATCAATACGGGACTCATCGTTCATATAGAATCATAAATGAAGGCGTGACGCCATTTCTCCTAGATGACGTCAACATCACTAACGCAGCTAATTGGGTAAAGTATCCGGTAATTGTCACTAAATATGACGATACAGAGGACCATTCGAGTTCAATCTACGCTCAAAATGATCCCTGGGACCCTGTGGTGGATTTTGAAAGGTTTGTTAATGATAATGACACAATCGTGAACGAGGATCTTGTTATCTGGGCAGCAGTTGGAATTTACCACGTGCCGTCAACAGAAGACGTACCGTCAACGTCAACGTCATCGCAAAGTAGATCACTTCGGCTCGTCCCGTACAATTTCTTCACAGAGGACCCGAGTGTGTCGTCTCCTAATACAGTTCAAATCATTCCTGATGGCGAGGATATAAAAGTAAACATGTTCGGTACGTCAGATGACGTCAGTTGCGCTCCTCAATCGCTGGGTCCGCAGACATTCTACGGGTATCGTGCGGACGATTAA